In Oncorhynchus clarkii lewisi isolate Uvic-CL-2024 chromosome 2, UVic_Ocla_1.0, whole genome shotgun sequence, one DNA window encodes the following:
- the LOC139374187 gene encoding EF-hand calcium-binding domain-containing protein 4B-like, giving the protein MAAFTSTPKVNSGSAPRHGFRVESPAECDWKDYDTGCSERSRGHRTMLEKTHDFFQTCDIEDKGFITRRDMQRLHGELPLSAEELENVFDTLDSDGNGYLTLEEFSLGFSEFLFGRRISATEGMASPIAKEPTQGPPDSLYQTQWEERLVGSEDEEEKHFCMLMESLGASNVFEDPGEVRSLWAQLRRDEPHLLSNFEEFLARVILQITGANQERMEMESALKRKSATHDDEIHRLYEEMEQQIKKEKDRILLQDSEHFLSRSQDLEHQLSSKERELDQIFQKQRRWEHQCRELHSEQHVTKVENVALKQTNEELAQELEHTSQELSLAQEQLVLLQEQSSHLNQEREMEMYRVTEGLQRERASLLKQLDLLREMNKHLRDERDMCSYQKLRNTVKNPACNLRPGSNTLNPFDRKAFSEDEEVVLPQSKRKSPGGVNGYSLEDVVDSRPLHRPLQRIISIEEDHLPQLLQDNYQTQLWEWHEEAEEEEHIELQMTSINPPSSHPTMEQQQPVDTRETEMPTSPRGQPVGKETMGNEEGAALAPDRLFKIVLVGNSSVGKTSLLRRFCDDCFYPGTSATVGIDYSVKTIRVDNSQVALQMWDTAGQERYRSITKQFFRRADGVVVIYDITAEQSFTAVRQWLTSVQEGAGEDIPIMLLGNKMDKGSERKVQTRMGEKLAKDCQLIFYECSACSGQNVVDSMVNLARILKEQEDREKEKTIHLVNSPSQNKRSCC; this is encoded by the exons ATGGCAGCTTTCACCAGTACCCCGAAAGTGAATTCCGGGAGTGCTCCTCGCCACGGGTTCAGGGTGGAGAGCCCAGCGGAGTGTGACTGGAAGGACTATGACACTGGATGCAGCGAGAGGTCTAGAGGACATCGCACCATGCTGGAGAAGACCCATGACTTCTTCCAGACCTGTGACATTGAGGACAAGGGCTTCATCACCCGCCGGGACATGCAG AGGCTCCATGGAGAGCTGCCCCTCAGTGCCGAGGAGCTGGAGAACGTCTTTGACACCCTGGACTCTGACGGCAATGGATACCTCACCCTGGAGGAATTCTCCTTGGGCTTTA GTGAGTTCCTGTTTGGCCGGAGGATCTCTGCAACAGAGGGGATGGCCAGCCCCATTGCCAAGGAACCCACTCAGGGCCCTCCAGACTCCCTGTACCAGACCCAGTGGGAGGAACGGTTGGTGGGCAgcgaggacgaggaggagaagcACTTCTGCATGCTAATGGAGAGCTTGGGAGCCAGCAACGTCTTTGAGGA CCCTGGTGAGGTGCGTAGTCTTTGGGCCCAGCTGAGGAGGGACGAGCCGCACCTCCTGTCCAACTTTGAGGAGTTCCTGGCCAGAGTAATTTTACAGATCACAGGGGCCAACCAGgagaggatggagatggagagcgcCCTTAAAag AAAATCAGCAACACATGACGATGAGATCCATCGCTTATATGAAGAAATGGAACAGCAAATCAAAAAGGAGAAGGACAGGATCTTACTGCAG GACTCTGAGCACTTCTTGTCTAGGAGTCAGGATCTGGAGCATCAGCTGTCCAGTAAGGAAAGGGAGCTGGATCAGATCTTCCAGAAACAAAGGAGG TGGGAGCATCAGTGCCGGGAGCTGCACAGCGAGCAACATGTGACCAAGGTGGAGAACGTGGCACTGAAGCAGACCAATGAGGAGCTGGCCCAGGAGCTGGAGCACACCAGTCAGGAGCTGAGCCTGGCCCAGGAGCAGCTGGTCCTCCTGCAGGAGCAGTCCTCACACCTGAACCAGGAGAGGGAGAT GGAGATGTACCGGGTCACAGAGGGATTgcagagggagcgagcgagcctGCTGAAACAACTTGACCTGCTGAG GGAAATGAACAAGCACTTACGAGATGAGCGAGACATGTGCTCTTATCAA AAACTGAGGAATACTGTTAAAAATCCTGCTTGCAACCtgagacctggatcaaatactctGAATCCCTTTGACAGAAAGGCCTTTAG TGAGGATGAGGAGGTAGTGCTCCCCCAATCTAAGAGGAAGAGTCCAGGTGGAGTGAATGGCTACAGCCTGGAGGACGTGGTGGATTCCAGACCCCTCCACAGACCCCTCCAGAGGATCATCTCCATAGAGGAGGACCACCTACCCCAGCTCCTACAGGATAACTACCAGACTCAGCTCTGGGAGTGGCATGAGGAGGCCGAGGAGGAAGAGCACATAGAGCTACAGATGACCTCTATAAATCCTCCCAGTTCTCATCCAACGAtggagcagcagcagccagttgacaccagagagacagagatgcctACATCCCCCAGGGGCCAGCCTGTCGGAAAGGAGACTATGGGGAAT GAGGAGGGTGCAGCGTTGGCCCCAGACCGCCTGTTTAAGATCGTCCTGGTGGGCAACTCCAGTGTGGGGAAGACCTCTCTCCTCAGGCGGTTCTGTGATGACTGCTTTTACCCAGGCACCTCTGCCACCGTCG GCATAGACTACAGTGTGAAGACGATACGGGTGGACAACAGCCAGGTGGCGCTGCAGATGTGGGATACAGCAGGACAGGAGAG gtATCGCAGCATCACCAAGCAGTTCTTCCGCAGGGCTGACGGTGTGGTAGTCATATATGACATTACTGCTGAGCAGAGTTTTACCGCGGTGAGGCAGTGGCTGACCAGTGTACAG gAGGGGGCTGGCGAGGACATTCCCATCATGCTGCTGGGGAACAAAATGGACAAGGGGAGTGAGCGGAAGGTTCAGACGAGAATGGGCGAAAAATTAGCCAAG GACTGCCAGTTGATTTTCTACGAGTGCAGTGCTTGCTCTGGACAAAACGTGGTAGACTCAATGGTAAATTTGGCAAG AATTCTGAAAgagcaggaggacagagagaaagagaagacgaTCCATCTGGTAAACAGCCCTTCACAGAATAAGAGGTCCTGCTGCTAG